One genomic window of Mesoplodon densirostris isolate mMesDen1 chromosome 14, mMesDen1 primary haplotype, whole genome shotgun sequence includes the following:
- the MSGN1 gene encoding mesogenin-1, with translation MDTLRETFLSLEDGLDSSESPGLLSSWDWKDRAGPFELTQASPTQSLSPAPSLESYSSSPCPAVAGLSCGHGGANHGGGDDCSGLGTGGLVEVGYDMLAFQPAYLQGAGGPKTQKGTKVRMSVQRRRKASEREKLRMRTLADALHTLRNYLPPVYSQRGQPLTKIQTLKYTIKYIGELTDLLNSGPQST, from the coding sequence ATGGACACCCTGCGTGAGACCTTCCTCAGCCTCGAAGATGGCTTGGACTCCTCCGAAAGCCCTGGCCTGCTATCCTCCTGGGATTGGAAAGACAGGGCAGGGCCCTTTGAGCTGACCCAGGCCTCTCCCACCCAGAGCCTCTCTCCGGCCCCATCGCTGGAGTCCTATTCTTCTTCTCCTTGTCCGGCTGTGGCTGGGCTGTCCTGTGGGCATGGAGGTGCCAACCATGGGGGCGGCGATGACTGCAGCGGCCTTGGGACTGGCGGCCTGGTGGAGGTGGGCTATGATATGTTAGCTTTCCAGCCTGCCTATCTGCAGGGCGCTGGTGGCCCCAAAACCCAGAAGGGCACCAAAGTCAGGATGTCCGTTCAGCGGAGACGGAAGGCCAGCGAGAGGGAGAAGCTCCGGATGAGGACCTTGGCTGATGCCCTGCACACCCTCCGGAATTACCTGCCACCCGTCTACAGCCAAAGGGGCCAGCCACTCACCAAGATCCAGACGTTGAAGTACACCATCAAGTACATCGGAGAACTTACAGACCTTCTCAACAGCGGGCCCCAGAGCACTTGA